The proteins below come from a single Corynebacterium glyciniphilum AJ 3170 genomic window:
- a CDS encoding PPA1309 family protein, protein MNASNHTSDIRPLNAALREAVDFVHAEGWDRPATLFALVPTELVQDVIAAGDHDNDTDASPLALVVQDGLPDHIRPGSDELGEYIATVRWPDVVVGAVLAQEIMFRNSADPDATPRQARIFTGVVDGGPDRTLLQLRPSEDDIAADPFAEDKVELLGGMDGAEIAPGVTSMLRFTFED, encoded by the coding sequence ATGAACGCCAGTAACCACACGAGCGACATCCGTCCGCTCAACGCCGCTCTCCGCGAGGCCGTCGACTTCGTGCACGCCGAAGGATGGGATCGCCCGGCCACGCTGTTTGCACTGGTACCTACGGAACTCGTCCAGGACGTCATCGCCGCCGGGGACCATGACAACGACACTGACGCCTCTCCCCTCGCCCTGGTCGTCCAGGACGGCCTCCCCGACCACATCCGCCCTGGTTCTGACGAGCTCGGCGAATATATCGCCACCGTGCGGTGGCCTGACGTCGTCGTCGGCGCCGTGCTCGCCCAGGAGATCATGTTCCGCAATTCCGCGGACCCGGACGCCACTCCGCGTCAGGCACGGATCTTCACCGGTGTGGTCGACGGGGGGCCCGACCGCACACTGCTCCAGCTGCGCCCGTCCGAGGACGACATCGCCGCCGACCCTTTCGCGGAAGATAAGGTCGAACTCCTCGGCGGCATGGACGGAGCGGAGATCGCCCCGGGAGTCACCTCCATGCTGCGCTTCACCTTCGAAGACTGA
- a CDS encoding UPF0182 family protein codes for MSIPEIPKPGRRTKILGTVAVVIALLFFLVPVLVSNYTELQWFRSIDFQAIFLSVLVTRVILFIVFGLVAAAIVWGACFAAFRAAPKESDFPDVSEIGLGGDDSPLTANRAEIRKAIRPFLVIVPLIAGVITGMIAQGNWRTVRLFLSGGDFGVQDPQFQMDLGFYAFTLPLLTFVLGTVSVLVIVAFLVNLLAHYLLGTISTGNPRAGEKARIGAPARRQLVIIAGIWMLLKAVDYWFQRYALLNNQHDTFTGGSYTDINAILPAKILLLVVSLFVAAMFFSSILLKDLRVPALAVGLMIVANLAIGVGWPAVMEQFSVNPNRAEKEREYIARNIESTRQAYGIETAQDSAREGYENPDGQVTYERNWGGQTSGDASERRSIADDDATLSNIRLLDPDVLSPTFTQQQQLRNFYGFPDELSVDRYEVDGDMRDFVVAAREIDPNALSGNQTDWINQHTVYTHGNGFIAAPANTVDEVAQDAASARGGYPIYTVADLQNMENDRQTGELDLEMEQPRIYFGPVIAGADAANADYAIVGDDGSGTPREYDTDNSEYTYTGEGGVDVSNIFHRALYAAKFQEMNILLSDVIGDDSKILYDRDPRERVHKVAPWLTTDSKTYPVVIDGRIKWVVDGYTTLENLPYSERTQLDSATEDALTEDPASQQRAVTNDVSYIRNSVKAVVDGYDGTVDLFEFDEEDPVLKAWEGVFPNVVKPKEEISDELMEHLRYPEDLFKVQRELIAKYHVDDPGTFFTNDAFWSVPGDPTAPEGGQELNQPPYHVVATDPETNRPSFQLITPFRGLRREFLAAHMTVSSDPETYGRIFVRQLPTNTQTQGPKQAQDTMMSSDEIARERTLLEGTNTLTNGNLLTLPVGDGQILYVEPVYSQRADQESAFPKLLRVLVSYNGSVGYAPTVGEALEQVGIDPDAVTEIAESGGDAADENAAAAGEDGSDSDSDSDSTSTSTPSSSAAETPGTGSGGGNEPSEDQLSAIRDAMDRVNDARENGTFEEFGRALDDLDAAVEDAQ; via the coding sequence TTGAGCATCCCGGAGATTCCAAAACCCGGACGCAGAACCAAGATCCTCGGCACCGTCGCCGTCGTGATTGCTCTGCTCTTTTTCCTTGTCCCGGTCCTGGTCTCGAACTACACGGAACTACAGTGGTTCCGGTCGATCGACTTCCAGGCCATATTCCTCAGCGTTCTCGTGACCCGGGTGATTCTGTTCATCGTGTTCGGGCTCGTGGCCGCTGCCATCGTCTGGGGTGCGTGTTTCGCCGCGTTCCGGGCCGCGCCGAAAGAATCGGACTTTCCCGACGTCTCCGAGATCGGGCTCGGCGGTGATGACTCGCCGTTGACCGCGAACCGCGCGGAGATCCGGAAGGCCATCCGTCCGTTCCTCGTCATCGTCCCGCTGATCGCCGGTGTCATCACCGGCATGATCGCCCAGGGAAACTGGCGGACTGTCCGGTTGTTCCTCTCCGGTGGTGATTTCGGCGTCCAGGATCCTCAGTTCCAGATGGACCTCGGGTTCTACGCCTTCACCCTGCCTCTGCTGACGTTTGTGCTGGGCACGGTGTCCGTGCTGGTCATTGTGGCGTTCCTGGTGAACCTGCTGGCCCACTACCTGCTCGGGACGATCAGTACCGGCAACCCCCGGGCCGGTGAGAAGGCCCGCATCGGTGCTCCGGCGCGTCGCCAGTTGGTGATCATCGCCGGTATCTGGATGCTGCTCAAGGCAGTCGACTACTGGTTCCAGCGTTACGCGCTGCTGAACAACCAGCACGACACCTTCACCGGTGGTTCCTACACCGACATCAACGCGATCCTGCCGGCGAAGATCCTGCTGCTGGTCGTCTCCCTGTTCGTCGCTGCCATGTTCTTCAGCTCGATCCTGCTGAAGGATCTGCGTGTTCCGGCTCTCGCGGTCGGCCTGATGATCGTGGCGAACCTTGCCATCGGTGTGGGCTGGCCGGCAGTGATGGAACAGTTCTCGGTCAACCCGAACCGCGCCGAGAAGGAGCGGGAGTACATCGCCCGCAACATCGAGTCGACCCGTCAGGCCTATGGCATCGAGACCGCGCAGGACAGCGCCCGTGAGGGTTACGAGAACCCGGACGGTCAGGTGACCTACGAACGGAACTGGGGTGGACAGACCTCGGGCGATGCCAGTGAGCGTCGCTCCATCGCCGACGATGACGCGACTCTGTCCAATATCCGCCTGCTGGATCCGGACGTGTTGTCGCCGACGTTCACTCAGCAGCAGCAGCTGCGTAACTTCTACGGTTTCCCCGACGAGCTCTCGGTGGACCGTTACGAGGTCGACGGCGACATGCGGGACTTCGTCGTCGCCGCACGTGAGATCGACCCGAATGCCCTGTCGGGAAACCAGACGGACTGGATCAACCAGCACACCGTCTACACCCACGGCAACGGCTTCATCGCCGCACCGGCGAATACCGTGGACGAGGTCGCGCAGGACGCCGCCTCCGCCCGTGGTGGCTACCCGATCTACACTGTCGCCGACCTGCAGAACATGGAGAACGACCGGCAGACCGGCGAGCTGGACCTGGAGATGGAGCAGCCCCGCATCTACTTCGGTCCGGTCATCGCCGGTGCGGATGCGGCGAACGCCGACTACGCCATCGTCGGTGATGACGGGTCGGGTACTCCGCGTGAGTACGACACGGACAACTCCGAGTACACCTACACCGGTGAGGGCGGCGTGGACGTGTCCAACATCTTCCACCGGGCCCTCTACGCCGCGAAGTTCCAGGAGATGAACATCCTCCTGTCCGACGTCATCGGCGACGACTCGAAGATCCTCTACGACCGGGACCCGCGCGAGCGTGTCCACAAGGTCGCCCCGTGGTTGACCACCGACTCGAAGACCTACCCGGTCGTCATCGACGGCAGGATCAAGTGGGTCGTGGACGGCTACACCACCCTGGAGAACCTGCCGTACTCCGAGCGCACCCAGCTCGACTCCGCCACCGAGGATGCTCTGACCGAGGATCCCGCATCGCAGCAGCGTGCGGTCACCAACGACGTCAGTTACATCCGCAACTCCGTCAAGGCGGTCGTGGACGGCTACGACGGAACGGTCGACCTCTTCGAGTTCGATGAGGAGGACCCCGTCCTCAAGGCATGGGAGGGCGTCTTCCCGAATGTGGTGAAGCCGAAGGAGGAGATCAGCGACGAGCTGATGGAGCACCTGCGGTACCCGGAGGATCTTTTCAAGGTTCAGCGTGAACTGATCGCGAAGTACCACGTGGACGATCCCGGAACATTCTTCACCAATGACGCATTCTGGTCCGTCCCCGGTGACCCGACGGCGCCTGAGGGCGGCCAGGAGCTCAACCAGCCGCCGTACCACGTGGTGGCGACGGACCCGGAGACGAACCGTCCGAGTTTCCAGCTGATCACCCCGTTCCGCGGTCTGCGTCGTGAGTTCCTCGCAGCGCATATGACGGTCAGTTCTGACCCGGAGACCTACGGTCGAATCTTCGTCCGCCAGCTGCCGACGAATACGCAGACGCAGGGTCCGAAGCAGGCACAGGACACCATGATGTCCTCTGATGAGATTGCCCGTGAGCGCACGCTGTTGGAGGGCACCAACACCCTGACCAACGGCAACCTGTTGACACTGCCGGTCGGTGACGGACAGATCCTCTACGTCGAACCGGTGTACTCCCAGCGTGCCGATCAGGAATCGGCGTTCCCGAAGTTGCTGCGCGTGCTGGTCAGCTACAACGGTTCGGTCGGTTACGCGCCGACGGTCGGCGAGGCTCTCGAGCAGGTCGGTATCGACCCGGATGCGGTCACGGAAATCGCTGAGTCCGGCGGAGACGCCGCTGACGAGAACGCCGCAGCGGCCGGCGAGGACGGGTCGGATTCCGATTCGGATTCCGACAGCACCTCCACCTCGACCCCGTCGTCGTCAGCGGCCGAGACCCCCGGCACCGGATCGGGTGGAGGCAATGAGCCGTCGGAGGACCAGCTGTCCGCAATCCGTGACGCCATGGACCGGGTCAACGACGCCCGGGAGAACGGTACCTTCGAGGAGTTCGGTCGAGCACTGGATGATCTGGACGCGGCCGTGGAGGACGCCCAGTAA
- a CDS encoding acid phosphatase has product MSPSTRQNTIRRIPLIAVSPVLTVALVAGTVTVPAHAQAAGSSALTEAVGEYLPAILPAVQHHGAPVPEPLSLSDYGWYISDLSSYDGGIYYDVVSSFSDLRDNHPEVMKDSLDTVVDVNNSADPETVRRAQVDAAADDGNLLTALSDAFGSTLGEALRTSLQEHRLPKTRTLMDSGYLSRAGGLASSTLIEKEIFNYDRPFVVAPDRITKHTGGGNEGLYDLSGSAAFPSGHTNQASWTTTLLAVLLPELAPQLLARGAEAGYNRMVMGVHYPLDVVGGRMTGQAAAADRWNDPKMRTVLTQAGQELRAELEWRTGMPLAEAVATDTPYRSTGVAVGEYTSRMTHGLRRVGDPEAPLTVPQGAPELLVTAFPDLSWGQRARVLAATALPAGYPLDDQSPKGRAVGSWQRMNLAAAFAADVEVGQGAALMVNGRPA; this is encoded by the coding sequence GTGTCGCCGTCCACCCGCCAGAACACTATCCGCCGTATACCCCTCATTGCTGTCTCACCAGTCCTCACGGTGGCCCTGGTGGCGGGGACGGTGACTGTTCCTGCACACGCACAAGCCGCTGGTTCGTCGGCGCTCACAGAGGCGGTGGGGGAGTACCTCCCCGCCATCTTGCCGGCGGTGCAGCACCACGGTGCTCCGGTACCGGAACCGCTGTCGTTGTCCGATTACGGCTGGTACATCTCTGACCTGAGTTCCTACGACGGTGGCATCTACTACGATGTCGTCAGCAGCTTCAGCGACCTCCGGGACAATCATCCCGAGGTGATGAAGGACAGTCTCGATACCGTGGTCGACGTCAACAACAGTGCGGATCCAGAGACCGTTCGTCGTGCCCAGGTCGACGCCGCCGCCGACGACGGTAATCTCCTCACCGCACTGTCTGATGCGTTCGGATCCACGCTCGGAGAGGCACTGCGCACGTCACTGCAGGAGCATCGGCTGCCGAAGACGCGCACCCTCATGGACTCCGGGTATCTGTCCCGCGCGGGTGGTCTGGCAAGCTCCACGCTGATTGAGAAGGAGATCTTCAACTACGACCGCCCCTTCGTCGTTGCTCCTGACCGGATCACAAAACACACTGGCGGGGGCAACGAAGGACTCTACGACCTCAGCGGGTCGGCGGCTTTCCCGTCGGGTCACACCAACCAGGCGAGCTGGACTACGACGCTGCTTGCTGTGCTCCTGCCGGAGTTGGCACCACAGCTGCTGGCCCGGGGCGCCGAGGCAGGGTACAACCGCATGGTGATGGGGGTGCACTACCCGCTGGACGTCGTCGGTGGACGGATGACGGGGCAGGCCGCGGCGGCTGACCGGTGGAATGATCCGAAGATGCGGACAGTCCTCACCCAGGCGGGCCAGGAGCTCCGCGCTGAGCTGGAGTGGCGTACAGGGATGCCGCTGGCCGAAGCCGTCGCCACAGACACGCCGTACCGCTCAACTGGCGTGGCTGTCGGAGAGTACACCTCGAGGATGACTCACGGGCTCCGTCGGGTAGGGGATCCGGAAGCACCGCTCACTGTCCCGCAGGGAGCGCCGGAACTGCTCGTGACTGCGTTCCCCGACCTGAGCTGGGGGCAGCGTGCGCGGGTCCTGGCGGCGACGGCGTTACCTGCCGGCTATCCGCTCGACGACCAGTCGCCGAAAGGGCGCGCGGTGGGAAGTTGGCAACGGATGAATCTCGCTGCCGCCTTCGCCGCCGATGTTGAGGTAGGGCAGGGTGCTGCCCTGATGGTCAACGGTCGCCCGGCCTGA
- a CDS encoding PTS fructose transporter subunit IIABC: MTTPPPTTSGGSDDRPVIIPDLVSLDADIPAEKDAVLTALADLQVKAGRATDTTQLLADIHAREEKAATGLPGGIAIPHCRTSAVEEPSLGFARLKTPTDFGSDETDDEGKPLGTDLVFMILAPEGAGSAHMKVLSTLARALVKKDFVASLRSAQSEDEIVSLVTDVLNKKKAKKSTAPAAMSEAPAEPPAETVAAPTAPPASPTVKLVGVTSCPTGIAHTYMAADALTQAADARDDVELVIETQGSSGGDKLTKAQIDEADAVIFAHGVGIRDIERFSGKPVVDVPVKKGISDPDELIDRAITASTADNPRRVAATGGGSGGDDDEDGNVGWGRRIQQSIMTGVSYMVPFVAAGGLLMALGFVIGGYNVSNVWQDVVIDHSLWNLPDNMQYTLDGSDEILYSDRSGILLYLGAVFFGGGDTAMGFLVAALSGYTAYALAGRPGIVPGFVGGAISVLVGAGFIGGLITGIIAGLVAMWIQSWKVPRWLGSMMPVVIIPLLATLVTAASMFLVLGRPLAALMEALQNWLADMSGSSAIILGLIIGLMMCFDLGGPVNKSAYLFATAGLSTGDTAAFQVMAAVIAAGMVPPLALALATTVRPKMWTNDERENGKSSWLLGASFISEGAIPFAAADPLRIIPSMMVGGAVTGALSMAFEVGSRAPHGGIWVMPLMDNWWGFIIAVLAGMVVSAITVIVVKQVTTKDPEGAHSESEAKDSATASA; this comes from the coding sequence ATGACCACGCCACCCCCCACCACGTCGGGCGGTTCAGACGACCGCCCGGTCATCATCCCCGACCTCGTCTCCCTCGACGCCGACATCCCGGCGGAGAAGGACGCGGTCCTCACCGCACTGGCTGATCTCCAGGTCAAGGCCGGGCGCGCTACCGACACCACTCAACTCCTCGCCGACATCCACGCCCGCGAGGAGAAGGCGGCCACGGGACTGCCCGGCGGCATCGCCATCCCACACTGCCGCACCAGCGCCGTCGAGGAACCGTCCCTCGGTTTCGCCAGGCTGAAGACCCCCACGGACTTCGGTTCGGACGAGACCGACGACGAGGGCAAGCCACTGGGAACAGACCTGGTTTTCATGATCCTCGCCCCGGAGGGTGCCGGCAGCGCCCATATGAAGGTGCTGAGCACCCTGGCACGGGCGCTGGTGAAGAAGGACTTCGTCGCTTCCCTGCGCTCGGCGCAGTCAGAGGATGAAATCGTCTCCCTCGTCACCGATGTCCTGAACAAGAAGAAGGCGAAGAAGAGCACCGCTCCCGCCGCGATGTCAGAGGCGCCAGCCGAGCCCCCGGCGGAGACCGTGGCGGCACCGACAGCACCTCCGGCGTCCCCCACGGTGAAGCTTGTCGGTGTAACGTCCTGCCCCACCGGTATCGCCCACACCTACATGGCCGCCGACGCCCTCACCCAGGCCGCCGATGCACGCGACGACGTCGAACTCGTCATCGAGACCCAGGGGTCCTCGGGCGGCGACAAGCTGACCAAGGCCCAGATCGACGAGGCCGACGCCGTCATCTTCGCCCACGGCGTAGGCATCCGCGACATCGAACGCTTCTCCGGCAAGCCGGTCGTCGACGTGCCCGTCAAGAAGGGAATCTCCGACCCCGACGAACTCATCGACCGGGCGATCACCGCCTCCACCGCGGACAACCCGCGACGGGTCGCGGCCACCGGCGGCGGTTCCGGCGGAGACGATGACGAGGACGGAAACGTCGGCTGGGGACGTCGTATCCAGCAGTCGATCATGACCGGTGTCTCCTACATGGTCCCGTTCGTCGCCGCCGGCGGTCTCCTGATGGCCCTCGGCTTCGTGATCGGCGGCTACAACGTGTCGAATGTATGGCAGGACGTGGTCATCGACCACTCCCTGTGGAACCTGCCGGACAATATGCAGTACACCCTCGACGGCAGCGACGAGATCCTCTACTCCGACCGCTCCGGCATCCTGCTCTACCTGGGAGCGGTGTTCTTCGGCGGTGGTGACACCGCCATGGGCTTCCTCGTCGCCGCGCTGTCCGGCTACACCGCCTACGCGCTGGCCGGACGCCCCGGCATCGTCCCCGGTTTCGTCGGCGGCGCGATCTCCGTCCTCGTCGGCGCCGGCTTCATCGGCGGTCTGATCACCGGTATCATCGCCGGCCTGGTCGCGATGTGGATCCAGTCCTGGAAGGTCCCACGCTGGCTCGGCTCCATGATGCCCGTGGTGATCATCCCGCTGCTGGCCACCCTGGTGACCGCCGCCTCGATGTTCCTGGTGCTCGGCCGACCACTGGCCGCTCTGATGGAGGCCCTGCAGAACTGGCTGGCCGACATGTCCGGTTCCTCCGCGATCATCCTCGGTCTGATCATCGGCCTGATGATGTGCTTCGACCTCGGTGGTCCGGTCAACAAGTCCGCCTACCTGTTCGCCACCGCCGGACTGTCCACCGGCGACACCGCGGCATTCCAGGTGATGGCCGCCGTCATCGCTGCAGGTATGGTGCCCCCACTGGCACTCGCCCTGGCGACCACGGTCCGTCCGAAGATGTGGACCAACGACGAGCGGGAGAACGGCAAGTCCTCCTGGTTGCTGGGAGCCTCCTTCATCTCGGAGGGTGCGATCCCGTTCGCCGCAGCGGACCCCCTGCGCATTATCCCGTCGATGATGGTCGGTGGTGCGGTCACCGGCGCTCTGTCCATGGCCTTCGAGGTCGGCAGCCGGGCACCCCACGGCGGGATCTGGGTCATGCCGCTGATGGACAACTGGTGGGGCTTCATCATCGCCGTCCTGGCCGGCATGGTCGTCTCCGCTATCACCGTGATCGTGGTCAAGCAGGTGACGACAAAGGACCCGGAAGGAGCACACTCCGAGTCTGAAGCGAAGGACTCAGCGACGGCCTCCGCCTGA
- a CDS encoding 1-phosphofructokinase family hexose kinase produces MIITVTPNPSIDRTQRLPGPLDVGGVNRVISGTDQAGGKGVNVATVVHHAGDDVFAVVPADSGGDFAELLRAGDIPVRFVGGGGGGSVRVNLTLTDGDGVTTKINSPGDSSADGRALAEAVDQTLSDVSGQGIPGPHWLVLAGSLPPGFPDDWYARMTATAHEQGFRVAVDTSDAALAALVDLSDRNPAAAPDLIKPNSHELAQIVGGDGDAMEQAAGEGDLSAVVEAASALIDRGFGAALVSLGAAGALLVTRDDVDGTTGSWFCPSPTVTAVSTVGAGDSTLAGYVIGAVRGKNAPERLALAVAHGSTAVTLPGTTLPRPDDLPTTLPEARRV; encoded by the coding sequence GTGATCATCACCGTCACACCCAACCCCAGCATCGACCGCACCCAGCGGCTCCCCGGGCCACTGGACGTCGGCGGGGTCAACCGGGTTATCTCCGGCACCGACCAGGCCGGTGGTAAAGGTGTCAATGTCGCCACCGTCGTCCACCATGCCGGCGACGACGTCTTCGCAGTGGTACCCGCCGATTCCGGCGGCGACTTCGCCGAGCTGCTCCGTGCCGGGGACATCCCCGTGCGCTTCGTCGGAGGTGGCGGAGGTGGCAGCGTCAGGGTGAACCTCACCCTCACCGACGGCGACGGCGTGACCACCAAAATCAACTCCCCTGGTGACTCGTCCGCCGACGGCCGGGCGTTGGCCGAGGCCGTCGACCAGACGCTGTCCGATGTCTCCGGTCAAGGCATCCCCGGCCCCCACTGGCTGGTACTCGCCGGATCGCTGCCTCCCGGATTCCCGGACGACTGGTACGCGAGAATGACGGCCACAGCCCATGAACAGGGGTTCCGAGTCGCGGTCGATACCTCTGACGCCGCACTGGCCGCTCTCGTCGACCTCTCCGACCGCAACCCGGCGGCAGCCCCGGATCTGATCAAACCAAACTCCCACGAACTGGCCCAGATCGTGGGTGGCGACGGCGACGCCATGGAGCAGGCCGCGGGCGAAGGCGATCTCTCCGCCGTCGTCGAAGCGGCATCCGCACTGATCGACCGCGGCTTCGGAGCCGCCCTCGTCTCTCTCGGCGCGGCGGGAGCACTGCTCGTCACCCGCGACGACGTGGACGGCACCACCGGGTCGTGGTTCTGTCCGAGCCCCACCGTCACCGCGGTGTCCACCGTCGGTGCCGGGGATTCGACGCTCGCCGGATACGTGATCGGGGCCGTCCGTGGAAAGAACGCGCCAGAAAGGCTCGCCCTCGCCGTCGCCCACGGATCCACGGCCGTCACCCTGCCCGGGACCACCCTCCCCCGACCCGACGACCTTCCCACCACCCTCCCTGAAGCAAGGAGAGTATGA
- a CDS encoding DeoR/GlpR family DNA-binding transcription regulator: MYAPERQDVIAGEIQDQGGISVSELAERYSVSAETIRRDLDVLERQQRVTRVHGGAVPYRVHSGNENTIATRTSSSRDAKARIAAAAARHFPPTGGSVIVDSGTTTAVLSHHLAERPDLTVVTNSVLLAYQLSLQVPAAVPHRLHLVGGRVRGITQSVVGSEAVTALRGLRADVAFLGANGITPDFGFSTPDQAEARTKYAMTEAARRRIALVDQSKLGEELLCSFATTADIDVLITDAPPDNPVITGLQHEGMDVIHT; encoded by the coding sequence ATGTACGCGCCAGAACGGCAGGACGTGATCGCCGGGGAGATCCAGGACCAGGGCGGCATCTCCGTGTCGGAGCTCGCCGAACGCTACAGCGTCTCGGCCGAGACCATCCGCCGGGACCTCGACGTGCTCGAACGTCAGCAGCGGGTCACCCGTGTCCACGGTGGCGCGGTGCCGTACCGGGTCCACAGCGGCAATGAGAACACCATCGCCACACGGACGTCGTCCTCGCGGGACGCCAAGGCGCGTATCGCCGCCGCCGCCGCGCGGCATTTCCCGCCGACCGGAGGCTCCGTCATCGTCGACTCGGGCACGACCACGGCTGTACTCAGCCACCACCTGGCCGAGCGCCCCGATCTGACGGTCGTCACCAACTCTGTGCTTCTGGCCTACCAACTGTCACTCCAGGTCCCCGCCGCTGTACCCCACCGTCTCCACCTCGTTGGTGGCCGGGTCCGCGGCATCACCCAGTCCGTCGTAGGCTCGGAAGCTGTGACCGCCTTGCGTGGCCTGCGCGCGGACGTGGCTTTCCTCGGGGCGAACGGAATCACCCCCGACTTCGGGTTCTCCACGCCGGACCAGGCCGAGGCCCGGACGAAGTACGCGATGACCGAAGCAGCCCGAAGACGGATAGCACTGGTCGACCAGTCGAAACTCGGGGAAGAACTCCTGTGTTCCTTCGCCACCACCGCCGACATCGACGTGCTCATCACCGATGCCCCGCCCGACAACCCCGTCATCACAGGCCTACAACATGAAGGAATGGACGTGATTCACACGTGA